A stretch of Dasypus novemcinctus isolate mDasNov1 chromosome 14, mDasNov1.1.hap2, whole genome shotgun sequence DNA encodes these proteins:
- the FBXO43 gene encoding F-box only protein 43: CSCTFQFIVQTEVFFFKWYDFGIDFKGKDERYSCLDAYITLTFKNSTFADGKTFLFNKRRKFGFTKQILNMSERYSVQVSSGAENEGESPTVNCKYFSLRDSCSASSFQDSGYSELLKSYSFDNTEKEFLGKKEKGPTLIHEHLETSSLYLTHPLESPTQKQRFIFPRKENDKTPELCETPKVSGKKFLLRRRLNISFSLLKEDFESRNSSLDSSVSQVLNLEKNIPSSASGFPRQSNFSPLVTSTLKTEEVTSSSQKSRLNFSQQKTSTVDDSKDDCSLFEVECISPIQGNSFKDSITHNFSDSSLSVNDENVYPELLGSSISRRSYVADEDIFVTPVSNLVANIKFNASKTLSSSTEVRGNISTPKDSGFNSLSLDKSEDSLSDQEGSFQELLQKHKGTLKVGDTIRKSRHLGRSRRLSTLLEQGSQSETEEEKPIVHSDSETEIAAISDSSEGQLTNDNKSGSLILNFNNLSKTPALQLVHELFMKSKRKRFQQNGAHEFLEERDGGKIAVLKCVLAGLIGKKMGVEKLDILTELKYRNLSHILAMVLDSLTAESLCRVWRVSRNWREIVVQDKKANRRRKFYITQLKTNSEGAILNVKDAATRLHLLNRSALRSVQAQARTPGSQKEQVPTLSPWGEVLTPIASSSVTPLSSKQEEYVKVAKTLFIDEALKPCPRCQSPAKYQPYKKRGLCSRAACGFDFCVICLCAYHGSEDCSRGAANPRKKKDALPGSVQSKRNLKRL, from the exons TGCTCCTGCACGTTTCAATTTATTGTTCAAactgaagtttttttctttaagtggTATGACTTTGGCATCGATTTTAAAGGCAAGGATGAGAGATATTCTTGTTTGGACGCCTACATAACTTTGACATTTAAGAACTCAACATTTGCTGATGGTAAGACTTTCCTCTTTAACAAGCGAAGGAAATTTGGTTTTACT AAACAGATTTTGAACATGTCAGAAAGATATTCAGTTCAAGTTAGCTCTGGAGCAGAAAACGAAGGGGAATCTCCTACTGTCAATTGCAAGTATTTCAGCTTGAGAGATTCTTGTTCCGCATCTTCATTTCAAGATAGTGGCTACAGTGAGTTACTAAAGTCTTATAGCTTTGataatacagagaaagaatttttggggaagaaagaaaaaggcccAACACTAATCCACGAACACCTTGAAACTTCAAGTCTGTACTTAACACATCCTTTAGAGTCTCCCACTCAAAAACAGAGATTTATCTTCCCTAGGAAGGAAAATGATAAAACCCCAGAACTCTGTGAAACTCCTAAAGTCAGTGGAAAAAAATTCTTACTGCGCAGAAGATTAAACATATCTTTCTCTCTTCTAAAGGAGGACTTTGAATCACGCAATAGTTCTCTAGATAGTAGTGTAAGCCAAGTTCTgaacttagaaaaaaatattccaagcaGTGCTTCAGGTTTTCCAAGGCAAAGTAATTTCAGTCCTTTAGTTACTAGCACTTTAAAAACTGAAGAAGTTACTTCTAGCAGTCAAAAATCGAGACTTAATTTTTCACAACAGAAGACTTCCACAGTAGATGATTCCAAAGATGATTGTAGCCTATTTGAAGTTGAATGTATATCTCCAATTCAGGGGAATAGCTTTAAAGACTCTATCACACATAACTTTAGTGATAGCAGTTTAAGTGTTAATGATGAGAATGTATATCCAGAACTTCTGGGCTCCTCTATTAGTAGAAGAAGTTATGTAGCAGATGAGGATATATTTGTCACCCCAGTAAGTAATCTTGTAGCCAACATTAAGTTTAATGCAAGTAAAACTCTTTCTTCTTCAACTGAAGTGAGAGGAAATATTTCAACACCTAAAGACAGTGGTTTTAATTCACTTAGTCTGGATAAATCAGAAGATTCTCTCTCTGATCAGGAGGGTTCTTTTCAAGAACTACTTCAGAAACATAAAGGAACTCTCAAAGTGGGGGACACTATAAGAAAGTCAAGGCATCTTGGAAGGTCTAGAAGACTGTCTACCCTTCTGGAACAAGGCTCACAATccgagacagaagaagaaaagccGATTGTCCACTCTGACTCTGaaacagaaatagcagctatttcAGACAGCTCAGAGGGTCAGCTGACCAATGATAATAAGAGTGGTAGTTTGATTTTAAACTTTAATAATTTATCAAAGACTCCAGCCTTGCAATTAGTGCATGAGCTCTTCatgaaaagcaaaaggaaaagattCCAGCAAAATGGTGCTCATGAATTCCTAGAAGAAAGAGATGGGGGGAAAATAGCTGTACTGAAATGTGTACTTGCAGGCCTGATTGGCAAGAAAATGGGTGTAGAAAAACTGGACATCCTAACagaattaaaatatagaaatttaaGTCATATCCTTGCTATGGTTTTAGATTCCTTGACTGCAGAAAGCCTATGCag AGTTTGGAGAGTAAGCAGAAATTGGCGTGAAATTGTTGTTCAAGATAAAAAAGCTAATCGGAGGAGGAAATTTTATATCACACAGCTGAAAACAAATTCTGag GGGGCTATATTAAATGTTAAGGATGCTGCAACTCGGCTCCATCTTTTAAATCGATCAGCTTTAAGATCTGTGCAAGCACAGGCTAGGACACCAGGCTCTCAAAAAGAACAAGTTCCAACTTTATCTCCTTGGGGAGAAGTTTTGACACCAATAGCAAGCTCTTCTGTTACTCCCTTAAGTAGTAAACAGGAAGAATATGTAAAG GTTGCCAAAACGCTTTTTATTGATGAAGCATTAAAACCTTGCCCACGGTGCCAATCCCCTGCTAAGTACCAGCCATATAAGAAAAGGGGACTGTGTAGCCGTGCAGCTTGTGGTTTTGACTTCTGTGTGATATGTTTATGTGCTTACCATGGGTCTGAAGACTGTAGTAGAGGAGCAGCAaacccaagaaagaaaaaagatgctcTTCCAGGAAGTGTCCAGAGTAAGCGGAATTTAAAACGCCTCTAA